One Brassica napus cultivar Da-Ae chromosome A1, Da-Ae, whole genome shotgun sequence genomic region harbors:
- the LOC125579524 gene encoding uncharacterized protein LOC125579524 — MFRLSTITLQRVVSRVSLPLHVSRVSLPLHLSRVSLPLHHARVALPLHHARVALPLHLSRVFPLHLSRVFPVHFSRGFPLHISRSPFSPLSFSHLSPFPLTPFPLRSSFPLSPLSPAFSRSTPQRSRFPLSPLSPALSRSSPQGTGGGAGGTTGGGGGAVVGGGGGAGGGAGGGCGSCNCIGVCQYKPLIPRLNFGFNVAFNIIYRFGWWSVALAFLSDLVTEENVKHFAESMIRICDPSLV, encoded by the exons ATGTTTCGTTTGTCTACCATCACTCTTCAGCGAGTTGTTTCCAGGGTTTCTCTTCCCCTCCATGTTTCTAGGGTTTCTCTTCCCCTCCACCTCTCTAGGGTTTCTCTTCCCCTCCACCACGCTAGGGTTGCTCTTCCCCTCCACCACGCTAGGGTTGCTCTTCCCCTCCACCTCTCTAGGGTTTTTCCTCTTCACCTCTCTAGGGTTTTTCCTGTTCACTTCTCTAGGGGTTTTCCTCTTCACATCTCCAGATCCCCATTCTcacctctctctttctcacatCTCTCTCCATTTCCCCTTACACCCTTTCCACTCCGGTCAAGctttcctctctctcctctctcaccGGCCTTTTCACGCAGCACTCCTCAG cgGTCACGCTTTCCTCTCTCCCCTCTCTCACCGGCCCTTTCACGCAGCTCTCCTCAG ggAACCGGTGGCGGCGCCGGTGGCACCACCGGCGGTGGCGGTGGTGCAGTCGTCGGCGGCGGTGGTGGCGCCGGCGGTGGCGCCGGCGGTGGTTGTGGCAGCTGCAACTGCATTGGTGTGTGTCAGTATAAACCCTTAATTCCAAGACTCAACTTTGGTTTCAACGTTGCCTTCAACATCATTTACCGTTTCGGTTGGTGGTCGGTAGCTTTGGCTTTCTTGTCTGATCTTGTGACTGAGGAGAATGTAAAGCATTTTGCAGAGAGTATGATAAGGATCTGCGACCCGAGCTTAGTATAA